Genomic window (Daucus carota subsp. sativus chromosome 5, DH1 v3.0, whole genome shotgun sequence):
TAATTCCGATATTTTAATCCCGAATCATCcgcttattaataatttaatacggTGTTCCAGTTCCAGTTgtgtgaaaatatttatttacataaatacGAGAAAACAAGCCCTGTTTCTGGATTCTTCTTGGTTTGAGTTGGAGAGATTTACAGGGGAAAGAAAGCCTCGTTTCTTGCTTGTTATTATTCCCCTGTTTTCattcttctcttctttttatCTTCTTAAATAGCAATTGTTTGCCACACAGTTTTGCTCTCTGTTTGTTGGTCTCTTCAAGGACCTTTCTCTCTGTTCTCGTCGTATTTAATTTAATGGCGGCCAATGAAAACAAGAGCCCGGATTTCTATGCTGTTCTGGGATTAACAAAAGATTGCTCTGATCTTCAGCTCAAGTCTGCTTACAAGAAGCTTGCACTGGTCTCTATCTTCTCTTCTCTTCAAATTCACATGTTTAATTGGACCATTGGTTCtgtcctctttttttttttttttttttttttgttttaagttTATAAAGCTAAGATCTTGTTAAGCCCTTGTCATTATTAAATGATAAAGATTAGTTCTTTACACTATTGACATGTATataaaattgtttaattgaATTTTGTAAGTTGGCATTTGCTGTGTAGAGATGGCATCCTGATCGCTGTGCAGCTCCCGGGAATTCCAAGTACGtggaagaggctaagaagaagTTTCAGTCCATTCAAGAGGCTTATTCTGGTCATCTTCTCTCATATCTCTTTCCATTTGTTTATGTTCATTATATGGATATCACTTTCtgatttttaatcttttttcgcAGTCCTTTCCGACAAGAACAAAAGATTTATGTATGACTTTGGAGTCTACGACAGTAATGATGATGACGATAATGTGAGTTTTGATTATTTTCATATCTTTGATTTTGTTCCACTTGATTGCGCATCTGGATCTTTATCATTAGCTAGCTCAAGTTTGAATTTTGTTGTAAAGTGGAACCAAATTATTATATTGACACACATGACACATGAAAAAGGTTTTTGTTACTAGTGTGCATTGATTAATCAACAAATGTAAATCTGATGCATTGCCGTTTGAGTGATTATTTTACGTCTGTTTAAAGTTGCCAGATTTGTTATTCAGCCGCGCGCATTCTACAAACTGCACCTTAGATTTGATATAAATAAGCAAAATTTTGAATCTTGGCATGGTTTGAATTGATTCAAGTGAACTGGATGCAGGGTATGGGTGATTTTCTAAATGAAATGGCAACTATGATGAGCCAGAACCAGTCCAATGTAAGTCTCTGTCCTATGCTGGTATTAAAAGTTATAATAGTATCCACAAACTCAACGTTTTTCCATGTTAAACAAAAATGGTTTAGTCCTACACTATGCACAGCTTATCATGATGTTACCCagctataaaattttaatcagaGTTTTCGTAATAAGGTCAGTTATTTTGCAGTCGATGGTTTTTTTGGTAATGCGTAATTGCA
Coding sequences:
- the LOC108223969 gene encoding uncharacterized protein LOC108223969 isoform X2, whose protein sequence is MAANENKSPDFYAVLGLTKDCSDLQLKSAYKKLALRWHPDRCAAPGNSKYVEEAKKKFQSIQEAYSVLSDKNKRFMYDFGVYDSNDDDDNGMGDFLNEMATMMSQNQSNENVVESFEELKTLFEDMFQDDLASINSSSQSGATASCSSSLFDTFGKNPSLPNKRNFEQNSVKPEPENSFNFDTHFQGFSFGTGGTRGKSSGRRMCSRRVQK